From one Triticum urartu cultivar G1812 chromosome 3, Tu2.1, whole genome shotgun sequence genomic stretch:
- the LOC125549065 gene encoding noroxomaritidine/norcraugsodine reductase-like: MAAAAASREERWSLAGKTALVTGGTKGIGRAIVEELAGFGVRVHTCARSDADVQERLRGWAADADAGRLSGRVTASACDVSVRGDREALMATARAELGGKLDILVNNAGQTFFMPATQSTAEDYARLMATNLESCFHLAQLAHPLLVAAGGGSMVNISSVASAIAYPVLSVYSATKAAMNQLSRNLAVEWASDGIRVNCVAPGGIRSDILQSSGIEVDMEALLAMGKKENERVALGRMGEPEEVASLVTFLCMPAASYVTGQVIYVDGGRTIAA; this comes from the exons atggcagcagcagcagcaagcaGAGAGGAGCGGTGGAGCCTCGCCGGCAAGACGGCCCTCGTCACCGGCGGAACCAAAGGAATCGG GCGCGCGATCGTGGAGGAGCTCGCGGGGTTCGGCGTCCGGGTGCACACATGCGCCCGGAGCGACGCCGACGTGCAGGAGCGGCTGCGCGGGTGGGCCGCCGACGCCGACGCGGGGCGCCTGAGCGGGCGCGTCACGGCCTCCGCCTGCGACGTGTCCGTGCGCGGCGACCGGGAGGCGCTCATGGCCACGGCCCGCGCCGAGCTGGGCGGCAAGCTGGACATCCTCGTCAACAACGCCGGGCAGACCTTCTTCATGCCGGCCACGCAGAGCACGGCGGAGGACTACGCCCGGCTCATGGCCACCAACCTCGAGTCCTGCTTCCACCTCGCGCAACTCGCGCACCCGCTCCTCGTCGCCGCCGGGGGCGGCAGCATGGTGAACATCTCCTCCGTCGCCTCGGCCATCGCGTACCCGGTgctgtcggtgtactcggcgaccAAGGCGGCCATGAACCAGCTCAGCCGCAACCTCGCCGTCGAGTGGGCGAGCGACGGCATCCGCGTGAACTGCGTCGCGCCGGGGGGCATCCGGAGCGACATCCTCCAGAGCAGCGGCATCGAGGTTGACATGGAGGCGTTGCTGGCGATGGGGAAGAAGGAGAACGAGCGCGTCGCGCTGGGCCGCATGGGCGAGCCGGAGGAGGTTGCGTCGCTCGTCACGTTCCTGTGCATGCCGGCCGCGTCCTACGTCACCGGGCAGGTCATCTACGTCGACGGCGGCCGCACCATAGCGGCATAG